The Chiroxiphia lanceolata isolate bChiLan1 chromosome 4, bChiLan1.pri, whole genome shotgun sequence genome contains a region encoding:
- the TIFA gene encoding TRAF-interacting protein with FHA domain-containing protein A, producing the protein MSSFEDAETEETVPCLHMTFYHPCQGEKMMFRCLNFCKREQVRADETAKFGRDSSACRYSLMDARVSRVQFSLQFYRKLHSSERCFEIKNLSKRTKLTVNQTELGYLNKIDLPWRCVICFGDYQILAEIQEGESVDYFETHLHLAEAPILQERPLPSLQPVPESGISSSIFLCQDKSPTEMDENEPC; encoded by the coding sequence ATGAGCTCCTTTGAGGACGCCGAGACGGAAGAAACGGTGCCGTGCCTCCACATGACCTTCTACCACCCTTGCCAAGGGGAGAAGATGATGTTCCGCTGCCTGAACTTCTGCAAGCGAGAGCAGGTCAGGGCGGACGAGACGGCCAAGTTCGGCCGCGATTCCAGCGCCTGCCGCTACAGCCTGATGGACGCCCGCGTCTCCCGGGTCCAGTTTTCCCTGCAGTTCTACCGGAAGCTCCACAGCTCGGAGCGCTGCTTCGAGATCAAGAACTTGAGCAAGAGGACAAAGCTGACCGTGAACCAGACGGAACTGGGCTACCTGAACAAAATCGACCTGCCCTGGAGGTGCGTCATTTGTTTTGGGGACTACCAGATCTTGGCAGAGATCCAGGAAGGGGAGTCCGTGGATTATTTTGAGACTCACCTGCACTTGGCCGAAGCGCCGATCTTACAGGAGAGACCCCTGCCGTCCCTGCAGCCGGTACCCGAGAGTGgcatttcttcttccatttttctctgcCAAGACAAAAGCCCCACAGAGATGGATGAAAACGAGCCGTGCtag
- the AP1AR gene encoding AP-1 complex-associated regulatory protein isoform X1, with the protein MGNCWAQWCCGLFFRRDAGRLQRGGGSKYFRTCSTGEHFTIEFENLVESDEGESPGSSHRPLTEEEIADLKERHYDSIAEKQRVVDLKLQSELALQEEKLRLEEEALYAAQREAARAAKQKKLLEQRRQQRITQRAHAVNNGEFQSSVAEEDLDPFLRNTKFQYEAFRSSRLSSDATVLTPNTESSCDLVTKTKSVSGNDDSTSLDLEWEDEEGMNRMIPMRERSKTEEDILRAALKFNSRKTGSHPASASDDSNGLEWENDFVSAEMDDNGNSEYAGFVNPVLELSASDVRLSDSDHQDR; encoded by the exons ATCCAAGTATTTCAGAACATGTTCAACAGGAGAACACTTCACTATAGAG TTTGAGAACCTCGTGGAAAGTGATGAG gGAGAAAGCCCAGGAAGCAGTCACAG GCCTCTGACTGAGGAAGAAATTGCTGACTTGAAAGAGAGACACTACGACTCCATTGCTGAAAAGCAGAGAGTTGTTGATCTGAAGCTTCAGTCAGAG TTAGCCTTACAAGAGGAGAAGTTAAGACTAGAAGAGGAGGCTTTATATGCTGCACAACGTgaagcagccagggcagcaaagcagaaaaagctcttggag CAACGTAGGCAGCAAAGGATAACTCAGAGAGCACATGCTGTAAATAATGGAGAGTTTCAGAG CTCTGTGGCAGAGGAGGATCTCGATCCTTTCTTAAGGAACACAAAATTCCAGTACGAAGCTTTTCGAAGCAGCA GGCTTTCCTCTGATGCCACAGTGCTGACACCCAACACGGAGAGCAGCTGTGACTTAGTGACCAAAACCAAGTCAGTGAGTGGGAACGACGACAGCACCTCCTTAGATTTAGAGTGGGAAGATGAAGAAG GGATGAACAGGATGATCCCGATGAGGGAACGCTCCAAAACGGAGGAAGACATCCTCAGGGCAGCCCTGAAATTCAACAGCAGGAAGACAGGGAGCCACCCAGCCTCGGCCTCCGACGATTCCAACGGCCTGGAGTGGGAGAACGACTTCGTCAGCGCCGAGATGGACGACAACGGCAATTCCGAGTACGCCGGCTTCGTCAATCCCGTCCTGGAACTGTCGGCGTCGGATGTGAGGCTCTCGGATTCCGACCACCAGGACAGATAG
- the AP1AR gene encoding AP-1 complex-associated regulatory protein isoform X2 → MGNCWAQWCCGLFFRRDAGRLQRGGGSKYFRTCSTGEHFTIEFENLVESDEGESPGSSHRPLTEEEIADLKERHYDSIAEKQRVVDLKLQSEQRRQQRITQRAHAVNNGEFQSSVAEEDLDPFLRNTKFQYEAFRSSRLSSDATVLTPNTESSCDLVTKTKSVSGNDDSTSLDLEWEDEEGMNRMIPMRERSKTEEDILRAALKFNSRKTGSHPASASDDSNGLEWENDFVSAEMDDNGNSEYAGFVNPVLELSASDVRLSDSDHQDR, encoded by the exons ATCCAAGTATTTCAGAACATGTTCAACAGGAGAACACTTCACTATAGAG TTTGAGAACCTCGTGGAAAGTGATGAG gGAGAAAGCCCAGGAAGCAGTCACAG GCCTCTGACTGAGGAAGAAATTGCTGACTTGAAAGAGAGACACTACGACTCCATTGCTGAAAAGCAGAGAGTTGTTGATCTGAAGCTTCAGTCAGAG CAACGTAGGCAGCAAAGGATAACTCAGAGAGCACATGCTGTAAATAATGGAGAGTTTCAGAG CTCTGTGGCAGAGGAGGATCTCGATCCTTTCTTAAGGAACACAAAATTCCAGTACGAAGCTTTTCGAAGCAGCA GGCTTTCCTCTGATGCCACAGTGCTGACACCCAACACGGAGAGCAGCTGTGACTTAGTGACCAAAACCAAGTCAGTGAGTGGGAACGACGACAGCACCTCCTTAGATTTAGAGTGGGAAGATGAAGAAG GGATGAACAGGATGATCCCGATGAGGGAACGCTCCAAAACGGAGGAAGACATCCTCAGGGCAGCCCTGAAATTCAACAGCAGGAAGACAGGGAGCCACCCAGCCTCGGCCTCCGACGATTCCAACGGCCTGGAGTGGGAGAACGACTTCGTCAGCGCCGAGATGGACGACAACGGCAATTCCGAGTACGCCGGCTTCGTCAATCCCGTCCTGGAACTGTCGGCGTCGGATGTGAGGCTCTCGGATTCCGACCACCAGGACAGATAG